DNA sequence from the Dehalococcoidia bacterium genome:
GCTTCGTCGCCACCCACGAGGCCTTCGCCCACCAAAACTATAAGCAAAAGATCCTGCAGGCCACCGAGGAGGACACCGTCGTCACCAGGGCATTCACGGGCAAGGACTGCCGCGTCATCCGCAACCGATACGTGGAGCTGTGGCAGGACCGCCAAGCGGAGATCCAGCCCTTCCCCTTCCAGATGATGGTAGACCCCGAGAAGATGGAGGCTGCCGTCCTCCACGGCGATACCGACATGGGCATCATGCCCGCCGGCCAGATCGCCGGGGCGGTGCGGGAGGTCAAGTCCGCCGGCGACATCGTGCGGGAGATGATGGAGGAGGCTGAGGCGGTGCTTTCCCGTCTCGCTGAGAGGTATGCTGGGCTCCGCAAGGCACCTTAACCTTGGGGCGCTGACACTAGGGTAGTAACACAGGGGAAAGGGGGGTGCTGACATGAGCTTCCAGTTCCTGACTCTGCAAAGGCAGGACAAGGTGGCTGTCCTGACCCTTAACCGCCCAGATAAGCGCAACGCCCTATCTGTCGCCCTGCGCAACGAGATAGATGCCTGCCTGGCAGATCTGGAGGCAGACGATGGTGTGAGCGTGGTGGTCATAACCGGGGCCGGTCCCGTATTTTGCGCCGGCTTTGACCGCAACGAATTCTTCCAGAGGGAGCCGGAGCAGCTCAAGGCTTTCATCGAGTCCACGGACCGGTTCCATCTCCGCCTGATGAACTTCCCCAAGCCGCTGGTGGCCGCCATCAACGGGCCCGCCATGGGCGGGGGGCTAGACCTGGCCGCCCTGTGCGACGTCCGTATAGCGGCAGACACGGCCATCTTCGCCCACCCCGAGATCAAGTTCGGGGCCCCCACCCTCTATGGGCCCCTGGCCGAGATCATCGGTGGCGGCTTGGCCCGTGACCTATGCCTTACGGGGCGGCACATCGACGCTCAGGAGGCGCTGCGCATCGGCCTGGTGAGCGCTGTGGTGCCAGCAGATAGGCTCATGGAGGAGGCCCTGGCGGTGGCCCGTAGCATCGCTGAAGCCCCCCTCGCCACCCTGAAGCGCGTCAAGGCCATGATCATCGCCCGCTACTGCTGGCGGTACACCCCCGGCGAGGACTTCTTCGCCACCCTCCAGATATGAGGACGCCGCCACTGGGGGCACTGTAGGGACCAAATGGTCAATAGAGGGGTCCACAGCCCCATCTGCTCGGTTACCGGGCGCCATGGGCTTCCCGTTGACCTCTAGGGGGGACATGGCTATACTCGCCCCTGGCATGGGCGGCCCTCTTTCAAGCATTCAGGTGGTAGAGGTGGCCATCTGGCTGGCGGCCCCAGCGGCGGCTGCCATCTTGGCCGATTGGGGGGCGCGGGTCATCAAGGTGGAGCCGCCCACGGGCGACCCCATGCGGCAAGTCTACAAGACGGCCTTCAGCAGCTCGGCCGAGGAGAACCCCTTCTTCGAGCAGGCCAACAGGGGCAAGTGGAGCGTAGTCCTGGACCTAAAGCATGAGAAGGCGAGGGACGTCATGGGCCGCCTCCTTAAGGGGGCAGACGTCTTCATCACCAACCTGCGGCCCCGCGTCCTGCAAAGGATGGGCCTAAGTTATGACGACGTCTCCGCCCTCAACCCACGGCTAGTGTACTGTCAGGTGACGGGGTACGGCAGAGGGCATCAGGAGGAGAACAGGCCCGCCTATGATATAGGGGCGGTTTGGGCGCGGGCTGGCCTGGCCTACATGGGCAGCCCGCCCGGCGCAGCCCCTTCCCAACCTCCCACAGGCATTGGGGACAACACCACGGCCATGGTGGTGGCAGGGGCGGTG
Encoded proteins:
- a CDS encoding enoyl-CoA hydratase/isomerase family protein codes for the protein MSFQFLTLQRQDKVAVLTLNRPDKRNALSVALRNEIDACLADLEADDGVSVVVITGAGPVFCAGFDRNEFFQREPEQLKAFIESTDRFHLRLMNFPKPLVAAINGPAMGGGLDLAALCDVRIAADTAIFAHPEIKFGAPTLYGPLAEIIGGGLARDLCLTGRHIDAQEALRIGLVSAVVPADRLMEEALAVARSIAEAPLATLKRVKAMIIARYCWRYTPGEDFFATLQI